The Mucilaginibacter terrenus genome has a segment encoding these proteins:
- a CDS encoding DUF72 domain-containing protein, producing the protein MDWHIGCSGFHYKHWRGKFYPEKLAMTKWFNFYAQHFSTLELNVTFYRFPQLSFLQKWYYTSPANFRFAVKAPKAITHYKKFNDTTQMLTSFYDTINSGLQDKLGPVLFQLPPSYNYTDEKLGKILNALNPAFKNVLEPRHVSWWQPQIFDTLAAHNISFCGMSHPLLPQEVIQNTPSVYYRFHGVPDVYRSAYSTQALRQVVDTIKNNKTTAEAWFYFNNDIEAYAIDNAREMLTIVG; encoded by the coding sequence ATGGATTGGCATATTGGCTGTTCGGGTTTTCATTATAAGCATTGGCGGGGTAAATTCTATCCGGAGAAGCTGGCGATGACCAAATGGTTCAACTTCTACGCTCAGCACTTCAGCACACTTGAGCTTAACGTTACCTTCTATCGTTTTCCGCAGCTTTCATTCCTGCAAAAGTGGTATTATACCAGTCCTGCAAACTTCAGGTTCGCGGTGAAAGCGCCGAAAGCTATTACGCATTACAAGAAGTTTAATGATACGACCCAGATGCTTACCAGCTTTTATGACACCATAAACAGTGGTTTGCAGGATAAACTTGGGCCGGTGCTTTTTCAGCTACCGCCAAGTTACAACTACACAGATGAAAAGCTTGGCAAGATACTGAATGCCCTGAACCCAGCCTTTAAAAACGTGCTGGAGCCCAGGCATGTTTCGTGGTGGCAACCCCAAATATTTGATACACTTGCAGCTCACAATATCAGCTTTTGCGGCATGAGCCACCCTTTACTGCCGCAGGAGGTTATTCAAAACACACCATCCGTTTATTATCGTTTCCATGGGGTGCCGGATGTGTATAGGTCTGCTTACAGTACACAAGCGCTGCGACAAGTGGTTGATACCATTAAAAACAACAAAACCACTGCCGAAGCGTGGTTTTACTTTAATAACGATATAGAAGCTTACGCGATAGATAACGCCAGAGAAATGTTAACAATTGTGGGTTAA
- a CDS encoding helix-turn-helix domain-containing protein, translating to MQNIETLAEFYQTHPVANQKIFSENNTGQGHFNVFLREPCKMRSPFSRRDFYKIVLILGKGKMHYTDKQVIVDRPALVFSSPSVTSSWESGPGEQKGWFCLFSQAFIESQGRNSILHDFAMFKPGGSHIVFPDEAQLTFLTGLLRRMMEEMDGEYIHKYDLLRNYLQVLMHEALKMSPVNTFEPNASAAARITTRFLELLERQFPIDPSGKDLNLNSAQDFAQSLAVHTNHLNRSVKEITGKTTTQHISERILKEANALLKHTDWSIAQVANALGFEEPAYFTSFFKKSTGVSPVMYRTANTNMATL from the coding sequence ATGCAGAACATAGAAACCCTGGCAGAATTCTATCAAACACACCCGGTAGCTAATCAGAAAATATTTTCGGAGAACAATACCGGACAAGGGCATTTTAACGTGTTTTTACGTGAACCCTGTAAGATGAGGAGTCCGTTTAGCCGCCGTGATTTTTATAAGATAGTACTGATACTTGGCAAGGGGAAAATGCATTATACCGACAAGCAGGTAATAGTTGACCGCCCCGCCCTGGTGTTTTCCAGCCCGTCTGTTACCTCATCATGGGAGTCTGGCCCGGGCGAACAGAAAGGCTGGTTTTGCCTGTTTTCCCAGGCGTTTATCGAATCGCAGGGAAGAAACAGTATTTTACATGATTTCGCCATGTTCAAGCCGGGCGGCAGTCACATCGTTTTTCCTGATGAGGCGCAACTTACATTTTTGACCGGGCTGCTGCGAAGAATGATGGAAGAGATGGACGGCGAGTATATACATAAGTACGACCTGCTGCGTAACTACCTGCAAGTACTTATGCACGAAGCGCTGAAGATGTCTCCTGTAAATACGTTTGAGCCCAACGCAAGCGCTGCTGCAAGAATAACTACCCGGTTTCTGGAACTGTTAGAAAGGCAATTCCCGATAGACCCATCTGGCAAGGATCTAAACCTTAATTCTGCACAGGACTTTGCGCAAAGCCTGGCAGTACATACCAACCACCTAAACAGGTCAGTTAAGGAAATTACCGGTAAGACCACCACGCAGCACATATCAGAGCGAATTTTAAAAGAAGCCAACGCGCTTTTAAAACATACCGACTGGAGCATTGCACAGGTAGCCAACGCGCTTGGCTTTGAGGAACCTGCTTACTTCACCAGCTTTTTTAAGAAAAGCACTGGTGTGTCGCCTGTGATGTACAGAACGGCGAACACCAACATGGCGACCTTATAG
- a CDS encoding DHA2 family efflux MFS transporter permease subunit, whose translation METGFRKWIIVVTIITSTIIELIDTTIVNVSINTMSGNLGASLEDTAWVITSYAIANVIIIPMTSFLAEKIGRKQYYIGSILLFTLASALCGFSHGLWELVAFRFFQGIGGGALLSTSQSILFETFPPKERGTASGIFSLGVIIGPSIGPVLGGYIVDNLSWQWIFYVNIPIGLMAALLSYIYLRPTKKSDNDRSIDWLGIFLLAVGVGALQVVLERGETDDWFSANYIVLLTIISVLSLAILIWWELRIEHPVINLRVLKSTTLSISAIMTFVLGFGLFSAVFVFPLYSQRLIGYSAFQTGTMLLPGTLMAAMVSPFLGKMLQSGIRPQYLIIVGFGLSAIFGYMMSGSNLQTGGAYFFIPLIFRGLGAALLIVPLTALAVSDLKPADIPQGAALNNMMRQMGGSFGIALINTYIAHRAAANRVALIAHVTASDPQTTGRMQSFIKNFMAHGATYLNAVKQAFGALENTVVRQTFLLSYMDAFMLLAILNACCIPLVIITIKKRSAQAANTKVVVSDH comes from the coding sequence ATGGAAACGGGCTTCAGAAAATGGATCATCGTTGTAACGATCATCACCTCCACAATTATTGAATTGATAGATACTACTATTGTGAACGTATCTATAAACACCATGAGTGGCAATTTAGGTGCGTCGCTTGAGGATACGGCCTGGGTAATAACGTCCTATGCAATTGCTAACGTTATCATCATCCCTATGACAAGCTTTTTAGCCGAGAAGATTGGGCGAAAGCAATACTACATTGGGTCTATTCTTCTGTTTACCCTTGCTTCGGCCCTGTGCGGGTTTTCGCATGGTTTATGGGAGTTGGTTGCTTTCCGTTTTTTCCAGGGTATTGGCGGCGGCGCTTTGCTATCCACTTCGCAGTCCATCCTTTTTGAAACCTTCCCTCCAAAAGAACGGGGCACTGCCAGCGGTATTTTCAGCCTCGGCGTCATTATCGGTCCGTCCATAGGCCCTGTATTGGGCGGTTACATAGTAGATAATCTTTCCTGGCAGTGGATCTTCTATGTTAATATTCCTATTGGATTAATGGCGGCACTTTTATCTTACATATATCTAAGGCCGACCAAAAAATCCGATAACGACCGTAGTATAGATTGGCTAGGCATCTTTTTATTAGCCGTAGGTGTTGGCGCGTTGCAGGTGGTGCTGGAACGCGGGGAGACGGACGACTGGTTCTCGGCCAACTATATCGTTCTGCTAACTATTATTTCCGTGCTGTCTTTAGCGATATTGATCTGGTGGGAATTGCGGATTGAACATCCTGTTATTAATCTCCGAGTGTTGAAGAGCACCACACTGTCCATCTCCGCTATCATGACCTTTGTATTAGGGTTTGGGCTATTCAGCGCAGTATTTGTTTTCCCCTTGTATTCGCAACGGCTTATTGGCTACTCTGCATTTCAAACAGGAACCATGTTGTTGCCGGGTACACTTATGGCTGCAATGGTGTCGCCTTTTTTGGGTAAGATGCTGCAAAGCGGTATACGGCCACAATACCTTATTATAGTAGGGTTTGGCCTTTCGGCTATATTCGGGTACATGATGTCGGGCTCAAACCTGCAAACGGGGGGCGCTTACTTCTTTATCCCGCTTATTTTTAGGGGGCTGGGAGCGGCTCTTTTGATAGTACCGTTAACTGCCCTTGCTGTGTCAGACCTTAAGCCGGCTGATATACCACAGGGTGCCGCGTTAAATAACATGATGCGCCAAATGGGAGGGTCCTTTGGTATAGCGCTCATCAACACCTACATCGCACACCGTGCTGCTGCCAATCGTGTCGCGCTCATTGCCCATGTAACCGCCTCAGATCCGCAGACTACCGGGCGCATGCAGTCGTTCATTAAAAACTTTATGGCGCACGGTGCCACCTATCTCAATGCGGTTAAGCAAGCTTTTGGCGCATTAGAAAATACGGTTGTGCGGCAAACATTCTTGCTAAGCTATATGGACGCTTTTATGTTGCTGGCCATTTTGAATGCCTGCTGTATACCTTTGGTGATCATCACCATTAAGAAAAGGTCTGCACAGGCTGCAAATACCAAAGTAGTTGTTTCAGACCATTAA
- a CDS encoding BatA domain-containing protein, which produces MHFLYPAFLFALLTLAIPVLVHLFNFRRYKKVYFSNVQFLKEVQEQQASRRNIKERLILAARMLALAFLVFAFARPYIPGDDAVNAGKQQAISIFVDNSYSMQTLSREGSLLDEAKQKAKQIASAYSINDRFQLLTQDFEGKHQRMLSRDEFNDAVDAIKISPQSRTLPQVTARMQSLLDMQPGTVKRGYILSDFQKNISAGDANKTDVPMSLVQLKAQELPNVAVDSVWLVNAIHRPGETEKMLVRLHNYAGKSAEKVPLKLTINGIQKALGSFTIAARSTQIDTLSFSGLQPGWQNGEIQLQDNPVVFDNNFYFSFNVSSRQPVLLVDGGMPNKYLNAVFSADPFFAVKREQDGNVDYASLNTYPLIVLSDIKSVSAGLAQQLKVYVSKGGTLMVFPAADADVNSYRSLLQPLGAAYPEKLVTTNAKVGSLNLQSPVFKNTFEAVPQNPDLPAVKKYYSLASGTGTAESLMKLQTGDAFWSGYAHGRGKMYVAAVPLNEEYSNLPVHALFVPVMFRIAILGGHDQPLFYTLGNNQPIETVPLQSTEKQQVKLVKGNQTIIPEVRQQEGSTTLYLPDQLNSTGLYLLKKQDSTAAVLAFNDNRSESDLSYFSASDLGKVFGRKATLLQGEKLNVNNINSAENSGLQLWKLCIILALIFLAAETLLIRFYKTDRSYAQQPG; this is translated from the coding sequence ATGCACTTTTTGTACCCGGCTTTTCTTTTTGCGCTGCTTACACTTGCTATCCCGGTGCTGGTACACCTGTTTAATTTCAGGCGTTATAAAAAGGTATATTTCAGCAATGTACAATTCCTAAAAGAGGTGCAGGAGCAGCAGGCCTCGCGTAGAAACATTAAAGAGCGTTTGATACTTGCGGCCCGTATGCTGGCACTTGCTTTTTTGGTATTTGCCTTTGCGCGCCCATACATTCCGGGAGACGATGCCGTTAACGCCGGCAAACAGCAGGCAATTAGCATTTTTGTAGATAACTCTTATTCGATGCAAACCCTTAGCCGGGAAGGCAGCTTGCTGGATGAAGCCAAACAGAAAGCCAAGCAAATAGCTTCAGCATACTCCATTAACGACCGTTTCCAGCTGCTTACGCAGGATTTTGAGGGAAAGCACCAGCGCATGCTTAGTCGCGACGAGTTTAATGACGCGGTGGATGCTATTAAGATAAGCCCGCAAAGCCGCACCTTGCCGCAGGTTACCGCCCGTATGCAAAGCCTGCTGGATATGCAGCCCGGTACAGTAAAACGTGGATATATCCTGTCCGATTTTCAAAAGAACATATCTGCCGGCGACGCTAACAAAACCGATGTACCCATGAGCCTGGTGCAGCTGAAGGCGCAGGAACTGCCCAATGTGGCGGTAGATTCGGTTTGGCTGGTGAACGCCATACACCGCCCCGGCGAAACCGAAAAGATGCTGGTGCGGCTGCACAATTATGCCGGCAAATCAGCAGAAAAAGTACCCCTTAAATTAACCATAAACGGTATACAAAAAGCGCTGGGCAGCTTTACCATTGCCGCAAGGTCAACACAAATAGATACATTGAGCTTTTCGGGACTGCAGCCGGGCTGGCAAAACGGCGAAATACAGCTGCAGGATAATCCCGTAGTGTTTGACAATAATTTTTACTTCAGTTTTAATGTAAGCAGCAGGCAGCCGGTGTTACTGGTAGATGGCGGCATGCCAAACAAATACCTCAATGCCGTATTCAGTGCGGACCCGTTCTTTGCTGTAAAGCGTGAGCAGGATGGCAATGTCGACTACGCTTCGTTAAATACATATCCTTTGATTGTCCTAAGCGATATCAAAAGTGTCTCCGCAGGTCTAGCCCAGCAGTTGAAAGTTTATGTATCTAAAGGCGGTACGCTGATGGTGTTCCCCGCGGCAGACGCTGATGTAAATAGCTATCGTTCGTTATTGCAGCCTTTGGGCGCGGCTTATCCCGAAAAACTGGTAACTACCAACGCTAAGGTTGGCTCGCTAAACCTGCAAAGCCCGGTGTTTAAAAACACTTTTGAAGCTGTCCCGCAAAATCCCGACTTGCCTGCTGTAAAGAAATACTACTCGCTTGCCAGCGGTACCGGCACCGCCGAGAGCCTGATGAAACTGCAAACCGGGGATGCTTTCTGGTCGGGCTATGCTCATGGCAGAGGCAAGATGTATGTAGCTGCAGTTCCACTGAACGAGGAATACAGTAACCTGCCGGTACATGCTCTGTTTGTGCCTGTGATGTTCCGTATAGCTATTCTCGGCGGGCATGATCAGCCTTTGTTCTACACGCTCGGTAACAATCAGCCAATCGAAACGGTTCCGCTCCAATCAACCGAGAAGCAACAGGTAAAACTGGTTAAAGGCAACCAGACCATAATACCAGAGGTACGGCAGCAGGAGGGAAGCACAACGCTTTACCTGCCCGATCAGCTAAACAGCACCGGCTTGTACCTGCTTAAAAAACAGGATAGTACAGCAGCCGTGCTGGCCTTTAATGATAATCGCAGTGAAAGCGACCTGAGTTATTTTTCCGCGAGTGACCTGGGGAAGGTTTTTGGCCGTAAGGCAACTTTACTGCAGGGCGAAAAGCTTAATGTGAACAATATCAACAGTGCTGAAAATTCGGGACTGCAATTATGGAAACTTTGTATAATTTTGGCTTTGATATTTTTGGCCGCCGAAACGTTACTCATCCGGTTCTATAAAACTGATAGGAGCTACGCACAGCAGCCGGGATAA
- a CDS encoding dihydroorotase, whose protein sequence is MNLLIKSASVVHPESPFHNQVTDILIVNGAITKIGDIDESDNTEVIDGTGKYLSPGFFDLNCNVGELGLETKEDLQTGTAAAAAGGFTGIALMPNSHPPVHSKAEVEYLRNRSQNNLVDVYPLGTISHKREGKDLSEMYDMFKSGARAFTDGNRPVQDAGLMERALLYVQGFGAKVISYPEDGFIAGKAKMNEGVVSTMLGMKGIPSLAEELMIARDIYLAEDSGTAIHFTTISTARSVELIREAKKRGLSVTCDVAAHNIVLTDEALTGFDSLYKVKPPLRTKNDVDALIAGLKDGTIDAIVTQHTPHEIEYKDVEFEVAEYGIIGLQTAFSLAVQAGLSIDIIVEKLAVNPRRLLNVEVPAFAEGAPANLVLTDPHAEWAYTRELNRSKSYNSPFMGQNLKGKVLLTCNNNQLFKSN, encoded by the coding sequence ATGAACTTGCTTATCAAATCTGCCTCCGTTGTACATCCCGAATCACCTTTTCATAACCAGGTTACCGATATTTTAATCGTAAACGGTGCCATTACAAAAATTGGTGACATTGATGAGAGTGATAACACCGAGGTTATTGACGGTACCGGTAAATACCTGTCGCCCGGTTTTTTTGACCTCAACTGCAATGTTGGTGAATTAGGTTTGGAGACCAAGGAAGACCTGCAAACCGGTACAGCAGCAGCTGCTGCCGGAGGCTTCACAGGCATCGCATTAATGCCTAACAGCCACCCGCCGGTACATTCTAAAGCAGAAGTGGAGTACCTGCGCAACCGATCGCAAAATAACCTGGTGGATGTTTATCCTTTAGGAACTATATCACACAAACGGGAGGGAAAAGACCTTTCTGAGATGTACGACATGTTTAAAAGCGGTGCCCGTGCTTTTACAGACGGTAACCGACCAGTACAGGATGCAGGACTTATGGAGCGCGCATTACTGTATGTACAGGGTTTTGGTGCTAAAGTGATATCTTATCCTGAAGATGGCTTTATTGCCGGTAAAGCAAAAATGAACGAGGGGGTAGTAAGCACTATGCTGGGCATGAAGGGCATCCCTTCACTGGCCGAGGAGCTGATGATCGCCCGCGATATTTACCTGGCGGAAGACTCGGGCACGGCTATCCACTTTACCACTATATCTACTGCCCGTTCGGTAGAGCTGATAAGAGAAGCCAAAAAACGCGGACTAAGCGTAACCTGCGACGTTGCCGCGCACAATATTGTACTTACAGATGAAGCCCTCACCGGATTCGACAGTCTTTATAAAGTGAAGCCACCTTTGCGTACGAAAAATGATGTAGACGCGCTTATAGCAGGACTGAAGGATGGTACAATCGATGCCATTGTTACCCAGCACACCCCGCATGAAATAGAATACAAGGATGTAGAGTTTGAAGTGGCGGAGTATGGCATCATTGGCCTTCAGACCGCCTTTTCACTAGCGGTACAAGCAGGCTTATCGATAGACATTATTGTGGAGAAGCTAGCTGTTAACCCACGCCGGTTGTTAAACGTTGAGGTACCCGCCTTTGCTGAAGGTGCACCTGCTAACCTCGTACTTACCGACCCGCATGCGGAATGGGCGTATACACGAGAACTTAACCGCTCTAAGAGCTACAACTCGCCGTTCATGGGCCAGAACTTAAAAGGAAAAGTTTTGTTAACCTGTAATAATAATCAACTCTTTAAATCTAACTAA
- a CDS encoding DUF4199 domain-containing protein has product MENVAANPTKVATKWTLFYVLVSIVLTYTFEFLNIAPESPLKYISYIPFIAFLFLAQKEFKDQLGGYITFGQAFTTGFRYSLFSGLLLAIFVYLYLAVLSPGMLAHSLEQQQQVMADKGMSQDQIDKALEIGKKWGPLFGMIATALGSLIFGCIISLIGAAIFKKERSVYDVQDSNPDATV; this is encoded by the coding sequence ATGGAAAATGTTGCCGCTAACCCAACCAAGGTAGCTACCAAATGGACCTTATTCTATGTACTGGTATCTATCGTGCTTACTTACACGTTCGAATTCCTGAACATAGCGCCGGAGTCACCGCTTAAGTACATCAGCTATATACCGTTTATAGCGTTTTTGTTTTTGGCTCAAAAGGAGTTTAAAGATCAGTTAGGCGGTTATATTACCTTTGGGCAGGCGTTTACAACGGGTTTTAGATATTCTTTGTTCTCAGGGTTATTGCTAGCGATATTTGTTTATTTATACCTCGCGGTTTTGAGTCCCGGTATGCTGGCGCATTCGTTGGAACAGCAACAGCAGGTTATGGCAGATAAAGGCATGAGTCAGGACCAGATAGACAAAGCTTTGGAGATCGGCAAAAAATGGGGTCCGTTGTTCGGCATGATCGCTACAGCTCTTGGTTCTCTTATTTTCGGCTGTATCATTTCCCTAATAGGAGCAGCAATATTCAAAAAAGAGCGTTCGGTTTACGACGTACAGGATAGCAATCCCGACGCAACGGTGTAA
- a CDS encoding acyltransferase family protein has protein sequence MNNNELASKPHYPILDGLRGIAAIIVVTFHLTEPLGTGHLDILVNHGYLSVDFFFLLSGFVMGYAYDDRWNKMTITGFFRRRIERLQPMVVLGMTLGAIGFYYTNSTLWPLIHTVPVWKMLLVMLIGYTILPVPLSLDIRGWEEMHPLNSVGWSLFFEYIANILYAIWIRKFSKVALGILVGVAAIALARLAITNGDVSGGWTLNLEQVRIGFTRTMYPFFAGLLLSRVAKPTQIKNAFLWCSLLIAVVLYMPRIGGATHFG, from the coding sequence ATGAACAATAATGAACTGGCCAGTAAGCCGCACTATCCCATTTTAGATGGCCTTCGCGGTATTGCTGCCATTATAGTAGTAACATTTCACCTGACTGAACCCTTAGGAACCGGGCACCTCGATATCTTGGTAAACCACGGCTACCTGTCTGTCGACTTTTTCTTCTTGTTATCGGGTTTTGTAATGGGCTACGCTTATGACGACCGCTGGAATAAAATGACTATCACCGGCTTTTTCAGGCGCCGTATAGAACGCCTGCAGCCTATGGTGGTGCTGGGAATGACACTTGGCGCAATCGGTTTTTATTATACAAACTCTACACTCTGGCCGCTCATTCATACCGTTCCGGTCTGGAAAATGCTGCTGGTGATGCTAATTGGGTATACCATTCTGCCGGTACCGTTGTCGCTTGACATACGCGGCTGGGAAGAAATGCACCCTTTAAATAGCGTAGGATGGTCGTTGTTCTTCGAGTACATAGCCAACATTCTTTATGCCATTTGGATCAGAAAGTTCTCTAAAGTAGCATTAGGTATCCTGGTGGGGGTTGCCGCAATTGCGCTGGCTCGCCTTGCAATCACAAACGGGGATGTTAGCGGCGGCTGGACGCTAAACCTAGAACAGGTGCGTATTGGGTTTACCCGCACTATGTACCCTTTCTTTGCCGGATTATTGCTTTCCCGAGTAGCTAAGCCTACCCAAATCAAAAATGCATTTTTATGGTGCAGCTTGTTAATAGCCGTTGTGCTTTACATGCCTCGTATAGGTGGTGCCACGCATTTTGGATGA
- a CDS encoding acyltransferase family protein, with translation MNGIYESVCIIIVFPLIVYIGAGGVMHTEWESRTCKFLGDISYPLYMVHYPLVYFYVAWISNHKGTTIVQAWPYILLILVGAICLAYAALKWYDEPVRRWLRKKLA, from the coding sequence ATGAATGGTATATATGAATCTGTTTGCATTATAATAGTTTTTCCTCTAATAGTATACATAGGTGCTGGCGGTGTGATGCACACCGAGTGGGAGAGCAGGACATGCAAATTCCTGGGCGATATATCTTACCCGCTTTACATGGTACATTACCCACTGGTTTATTTTTATGTAGCCTGGATCAGCAACCATAAAGGTACAACCATTGTGCAGGCGTGGCCCTATATCTTGCTTATTTTAGTCGGCGCGATTTGTTTAGCATACGCCGCATTGAAATGGTATGATGAGCCTGTTCGAAGATGGTTGCGGAAAAAGCTTGCCTGA
- a CDS encoding M56 family metallopeptidase, whose protein sequence is MPALFIFLIKVNVALLVFCAGYYLVLRHLTFYTLNRVYLITAIAFSTIYPKIDLTAFAERHENIAVPVQTVILKWRAPAVKLITPLAHPDYWQWATLLFWTGVVLLTVRFTVQLVSLIKLHRNSHAANVMDHDVRLMSGDAAPFSFWRSIYVNPANHTPADLRSILLHEQVHVNGWHTLDILLAELSSIFYWFNPGVWLMKKAIRENIEFITDRKILNKGVDTRAYQYSLVNVSFNTTTPGIVNHFNISTIKKRIIMMNAKRSSRVNLTRYAFILPAIALLMVFSFSKAAIVKTSRKAVKDITYKLKADIKEVIPQELVVGVTFNKTTNTPNKIAPTNTNKNAVGVLIASKRDDLLPALAGPVNLQLGRADTNSKSLFFATTLLKKGDTLTYILNGKKISAAEFNKTDPEKIISINITDAASAKRMLNDYPSLGLKDEGKVLFVTTKDSPEGKKITDLLGTKRQITHITVNRNGDILTQDFKQIPADTFVTVTGSLSPLASTVYRSSKEPGDVIVRGYGSKKGALASTGDNLVYKEVVVSGKPSKALTYSSVGAPGAAKVYTTRPGADLAEVRSINRSLTFTTGSVNRISDKLIVIDGKEASENDLKKLTAFDIDRMNVSSDADTVKKYGEKAKYGVVYIYTKKGSKK, encoded by the coding sequence ATGCCGGCCTTATTTATCTTTTTAATTAAAGTGAACGTAGCGTTACTTGTATTTTGCGCAGGTTATTACCTGGTGCTTAGGCACCTTACGTTCTACACACTTAATCGGGTTTATCTGATTACCGCTATTGCGTTTTCTACCATTTACCCTAAAATAGACCTTACTGCATTTGCAGAACGGCACGAGAATATTGCCGTGCCGGTACAAACCGTTATTTTAAAATGGCGGGCACCAGCTGTTAAACTAATTACACCTCTCGCCCACCCCGATTACTGGCAATGGGCCACCCTGCTGTTTTGGACAGGCGTAGTACTGCTTACAGTGCGGTTTACCGTGCAGCTGGTATCATTAATAAAATTGCACCGCAATTCACACGCTGCAAATGTAATGGACCACGACGTACGTTTAATGAGCGGCGATGCAGCCCCGTTTTCATTCTGGCGAAGTATATATGTAAACCCTGCTAATCATACCCCGGCAGACCTCAGATCCATTCTGTTGCATGAGCAGGTGCATGTGAACGGCTGGCACACGCTGGATATTTTGCTGGCCGAGCTCAGCAGCATCTTCTACTGGTTTAACCCTGGTGTATGGCTGATGAAAAAAGCCATTCGCGAAAACATCGAGTTCATTACCGACCGCAAGATCCTGAACAAAGGTGTGGATACCAGAGCGTACCAGTACAGCCTGGTGAATGTGAGCTTTAACACAACTACCCCGGGCATTGTAAACCACTTTAATATATCAACCATCAAAAAACGTATAATTATGATGAACGCAAAAAGATCTTCGAGGGTAAACCTCACCCGTTATGCCTTTATACTTCCGGCCATAGCGCTTTTAATGGTATTCAGCTTTTCAAAAGCTGCTATTGTAAAAACAAGCCGTAAAGCAGTTAAAGACATAACTTACAAGCTAAAAGCTGATATAAAAGAAGTTATTCCGCAGGAGCTGGTGGTGGGTGTAACGTTTAATAAGACCACTAACACTCCAAATAAAATTGCACCTACAAACACGAATAAAAACGCTGTAGGTGTACTTATTGCCAGTAAAAGAGATGATCTGCTGCCAGCATTAGCAGGCCCGGTAAACCTGCAGTTAGGAAGGGCAGATACTAATTCCAAATCTCTTTTCTTTGCTACAACCCTTTTGAAAAAAGGCGACACACTTACTTACATTCTTAACGGAAAAAAGATAAGCGCTGCCGAGTTCAACAAAACAGACCCGGAGAAGATCATTTCTATAAACATTACAGATGCAGCTTCTGCTAAACGCATGCTTAACGACTACCCTTCTTTAGGGTTAAAAGATGAAGGAAAAGTTCTCTTCGTAACTACAAAAGACTCGCCGGAGGGTAAAAAGATTACTGATTTGCTCGGCACAAAGCGCCAGATTACCCATATTACGGTGAACAGAAATGGCGATATACTTACTCAAGACTTTAAACAAATTCCGGCCGATACTTTCGTAACTGTTACTGGCTCCCTATCTCCTTTAGCTTCAACAGTTTACAGGAGCAGCAAAGAGCCGGGTGACGTTATCGTTAGAGGTTATGGCAGCAAAAAAGGAGCACTTGCATCAACCGGTGATAACCTGGTGTACAAAGAAGTAGTGGTTAGTGGTAAGCCGTCAAAAGCTTTGACGTATTCTTCGGTAGGTGCACCAGGTGCCGCAAAAGTTTACACTACAAGGCCAGGAGCAGATTTAGCAGAGGTAAGAAGCATAAACCGTAGCCTTACGTTTACAACAGGAAGCGTTAACCGTATATCCGATAAGCTTATTGTAATTGATGGCAAGGAAGCGTCTGAGAACGATCTAAAAAAACTTACTGCTTTCGACATTGACAGGATGAACGTATCGTCTGATGCTGATACTGTAAAAAAGTACGGTGAAAAGGCGAAATATGGTGTGGTTTACATTTATACAAAAAAAGGCAGCAAAAAATAA
- a CDS encoding BlaI/MecI/CopY family transcriptional regulator, which translates to MEKLSQQEEEAMQVVWQAGSGFIREYLDKFGEPKPPYTTLASTIKNLENKGFLTSERFGNSYRYTPAIKEEEYKKKFMSGFVSDYFKNSYKDLVTFFANEKKISAKDLKEIIKLIEKP; encoded by the coding sequence ATGGAAAAATTATCACAACAGGAAGAAGAAGCAATGCAGGTTGTTTGGCAGGCAGGATCGGGTTTTATAAGGGAGTACCTTGATAAATTTGGCGAACCCAAGCCGCCTTACACCACCCTTGCATCTACCATAAAAAACCTGGAGAACAAAGGCTTCTTAACCAGCGAAAGGTTTGGCAACTCCTACCGCTACACTCCTGCTATAAAGGAAGAGGAATACAAAAAAAAGTTCATGAGCGGTTTCGTAAGCGACTACTTCAAAAACTCTTATAAAGACCTGGTGACCTTTTTCGCCAACGAAAAAAAGATCAGCGCCAAGGATTTGAAAGAGATCATCAAACTAATTGAAAAACCCTAA